A DNA window from Theobroma cacao cultivar B97-61/B2 chromosome 5, Criollo_cocoa_genome_V2, whole genome shotgun sequence contains the following coding sequences:
- the LOC18599143 gene encoding transmembrane and coiled-coil domain-containing protein 1 — MATPQFLSSFKYSDSLTVVAISFCTAVVCEAISWLLIYRTNSYKSLKSSIDKAAKKLETMKTDQNPNKLSNKKSKTKKIDRVETSLKESSRDLSLFKFKSGAVVALVLIVVFGFLNSLFEGKVVAKLPFKPIGIVMKMSHRGLQGEDSTDCSMVFLYFLCSISIRTNLQKFLGFSPPRGAAGAGLFPMPDPKTN, encoded by the coding sequence ATGGCGACACCCCAATTCCTATCATCGTTTAAATACTCCGACAGCCTAACAGTGGTAGCCATCTCCTTCTGCACAGCCGTAGTCTGCGAAGCCATATCCTGGCTCTTAATCTACCGAACCAACTCTTACAAATCCCTCAAATCCTCAATCGACAAAGCAGCCAAGAAACTCGAAACCATGAAGACCGACCAAAACCCAAACAAGTTATCCAACAAAAAAtccaaaaccaagaaaatcgACCGTGTCGAAACCAGCCTTAAAGAATCCAGCCGTGACCTTTCCCTATTCAAGTTCAAATCTGGGGCTGTCGTGGCCCTAGTTTTGATCGTCGTTTTTGGGTTCTTGAATTCGCTTTTCGAAGGGAAAGTTGTGGCCAAATTGCCCTTTAAGCCGATTGGCATTGTGATGAAGATGAGTCATAGAGGCTTACAAGGGGAAGATTCGACGGATTGTTCGATGGTGTTTCTGTATTTCTTGTGTTCGATTAGCATAAGGACTAATTTGCAAAAGTTTTTGGGATTTTCGCCGCCGCGAGGAGCTGCTGGTGCTGGGTTGTTCCCAATGCCTGACCCCAAGACTAATTGA